One Myotis daubentonii chromosome 3, mMyoDau2.1, whole genome shotgun sequence genomic window carries:
- the LOC132230574 gene encoding large ribosomal subunit protein eL39 has protein sequence MSSHKTFRIKRFLAKKQKQNRPIPQWIRMKTGNKIRYNSKRRHWRRTKLGL, from the coding sequence ATGTCTTCCCACAAGACTTTCAGGATCAAGAGGTTCCTGgccaagaaacaaaagcagaatcgGCCCATTCCCCAATGGATTCGGATGAAAACTGGTAATAAAATCAGGTACAACTCGAAGAGGAGACATTGGAGAAGAACCAAACTGGGCCTATGA